In the Rhizobium sp. CB3090 genome, one interval contains:
- a CDS encoding response regulator — protein MTKVLLIDDDVELTTLLQEYLAEEGYDVATDTDGRVAIAAAAGNTVDIIVLDIMMPRMNGIEVLQRIRRLSQIPVLMLTARGDDVDRISGLNLGADDYVPKPCSPGELAARLRAILRRSHQPAAGTSIDALKAGQLMIHPAKRTAEWRGKALDLTGMEFTLLEVLARNAGQLVSKQDISKQAFGKPLTPFDRRIDVHISSVRQKLGLRDDGQPWIRSVRGQGYQLLVD, from the coding sequence ATGACCAAGGTTCTTCTCATTGACGATGATGTCGAATTGACAACGCTATTGCAGGAATATCTGGCCGAGGAAGGATATGATGTCGCGACGGACACGGACGGCCGAGTAGCCATTGCGGCGGCCGCCGGAAATACGGTTGACATCATCGTGCTCGACATCATGATGCCCCGGATGAACGGGATCGAGGTCCTGCAACGGATCCGGAGGCTGAGCCAAATTCCTGTCCTGATGCTGACGGCAAGAGGCGATGATGTCGACCGGATATCGGGTCTGAACCTTGGTGCGGACGATTATGTACCGAAGCCCTGCTCGCCAGGCGAACTTGCGGCGAGGTTGCGGGCCATCTTGCGCCGGTCGCACCAACCGGCAGCGGGGACATCGATCGATGCCTTGAAGGCAGGACAACTCATGATTCATCCAGCCAAACGAACCGCCGAGTGGCGTGGCAAGGCTTTGGATCTGACCGGCATGGAATTCACCTTGCTCGAAGTTCTCGCGCGCAACGCAGGCCAACTCGTGTCGAAGCAGGACATTTCGAAGCAAGCCTTTGGAAAGCCGCTTACGCCGTTCGACCGCCGCATTGACGTCCATATCAGCAGCGTTCGTCAGAAGCTGGGTCTTAGAGACGATGGCCAGCCCTGGATACGTTCCGTGCGTGGCCAGGGCTATCAGCTTCTGGTGGATTGA
- a CDS encoding methyltransferase domain-containing protein, translating to MSFTYNAIADHLRFIRALIADPHRIAAIAPSSNALAQLITSEISPFNGPVLELGPGTGVFTRALLARGLRSSDLTLIEQGVDFARRLHIQFPEVRVLRMDATNIASSDLFPYGSVTAVVSGLPLLSMPPRKVIRVLAGAFAYLQHGGAFYHFTYGLKCPVPRPILDRLGLKARRIGGTLRNLPPASVYRITRRGPFETILRTTLKSHPCGIGR from the coding sequence ATGAGCTTCACCTACAACGCCATCGCAGATCACCTTCGCTTCATCCGCGCTTTGATTGCCGATCCGCATCGCATTGCAGCGATTGCGCCCTCGAGCAACGCTCTCGCGCAACTGATAACGTCGGAGATTTCACCATTTAATGGACCCGTGCTGGAATTGGGTCCAGGAACCGGAGTCTTCACGCGAGCTCTGCTTGCGCGTGGTCTGCGGTCGAGCGATTTGACGCTCATCGAACAGGGAGTGGATTTCGCTCGACGCCTACATATTCAGTTTCCCGAGGTGCGCGTCCTCCGGATGGACGCGACGAATATTGCCTCCAGCGATCTGTTTCCGTATGGATCGGTTACCGCCGTCGTCAGTGGTCTACCGCTTCTATCGATGCCGCCCCGCAAGGTGATCAGGGTTCTCGCAGGCGCCTTCGCTTATCTGCAGCATGGCGGCGCCTTCTACCACTTCACATACGGTCTCAAGTGCCCGGTACCCCGTCCCATACTCGATAGGCTGGGTCTGAAGGCCAGGCGTATCGGCGGAACGTTGCGCAATCTGCCTCCGGCCTCAGTCTACAGGATAACGAGACGAGGACCTTTCGAGACAATCCTTCGTACAACTTTGAAAAGCCATCCATGCGGCATCGGGCGATAA
- a CDS encoding FAD-dependent oxidoreductase: MKITFTKKVHEYDDVYSFFFDAADVSYKAGQYTHLRVGARFDFLGSIREMSFASAPGDSELMFSMHVGSNSKFKEKMSALQPGDTIGLFGTGAHVELPERGTGSLVFIAGGVGMTPFRSMILAAHKTGNHQMTLIQVQRGDFLYRKELEPLVSDYTAVRPEAFADTVKNVAEGRNDSAIFYVCGSKRLIASVVKTLNRAGIEKDRIQIESYK; encoded by the coding sequence ATGAAAATAACCTTCACAAAAAAAGTTCACGAATACGACGACGTCTATTCGTTTTTCTTCGATGCGGCCGACGTGAGCTATAAGGCGGGCCAATATACCCATCTGAGGGTCGGCGCTCGGTTCGACTTCCTGGGCTCGATCCGCGAGATGTCCTTTGCTTCAGCTCCTGGAGATTCAGAGCTGATGTTCAGCATGCACGTAGGATCCAATAGCAAATTCAAGGAAAAGATGAGCGCGCTCCAGCCCGGCGATACAATCGGCCTATTTGGGACAGGCGCGCATGTCGAACTGCCCGAACGGGGAACCGGAAGCTTGGTTTTCATAGCGGGCGGTGTTGGGATGACACCGTTCCGCTCGATGATCCTGGCGGCTCACAAGACAGGCAATCATCAGATGACGCTGATCCAGGTACAGCGAGGCGATTTCCTCTATCGCAAGGAATTGGAGCCACTTGTCTCCGACTACACCGCAGTCCGACCGGAGGCATTCGCGGATACAGTCAAGAACGTAGCGGAAGGCCGCAACGATAGTGCTATTTTCTACGTATGCGGATCGAAAAGGCTCATTGCATCTGTCGTCAAGACCCTGAACCGCGCGGGTATTGAGAAGGACAGGATACAAATAGAAAGCTACAAATAG
- a CDS encoding SDR family oxidoreductase, with protein MKIAIIGATRGIGLAMAQVALADGHEVTALARVPDRLPITHPRLRVIAGDAQDPDAIARVVAGQEVVCDCLGTANVTKTISMFSRCAENLAKALKREQLLIAVTGMGAGDSKGHGSWLYDRVFLPIVLRRIYADKDRQERIIKSKVARWIIVRPGFLTNGPRMGRYRALTDLRGIHGGRISRADVAGFMLSQAKSPQFIGKTPLLIY; from the coding sequence ATGAAAATCGCAATCATTGGCGCAACGCGTGGCATTGGTTTGGCTATGGCTCAAGTGGCGCTGGCGGACGGCCATGAAGTTACGGCGCTCGCCCGTGTGCCAGATCGCCTGCCAATTACCCACCCGCGCTTGCGCGTCATCGCAGGAGATGCTCAGGATCCCGACGCTATCGCGCGGGTGGTCGCGGGACAAGAGGTCGTCTGTGATTGCCTGGGCACTGCGAATGTAACGAAAACGATAAGCATGTTCTCCCGCTGCGCGGAAAACCTTGCGAAAGCTCTCAAGCGGGAACAATTGCTCATCGCCGTCACTGGCATGGGCGCCGGCGACAGCAAAGGGCACGGAAGCTGGCTTTACGACCGTGTCTTCCTGCCGATTGTCCTTCGCAGAATATACGCCGACAAGGATCGCCAGGAACGCATCATCAAGAGCAAAGTCGCCCGCTGGATCATCGTCCGGCCTGGTTTCTTGACGAATGGCCCCCGTATGGGCCGCTATCGTGCGCTGACCGATTTGCGTGGTATCCACGGCGGCAGGATCTCTCGCGCCGACGTCGCCGGTTTCATGCTCTCGCAAGCCAAGTCGCCGCAGTTCATCGGTAAAACGCCGCTGCTGATCTATTGA
- a CDS encoding IS630 family transposase (programmed frameshift): MSKALSVDLRIRVLAAVDGGASHREAAERFGVSAASVSRWRNLQIRHGNVRPGPLGGDRSSHKIEAHADLIMAWLAEHRDGTLFELRDALAAQGIIASKSALHRFLVRHNQTRKKRPGHAVEQSRPDILEKRQAWFEDQLDLDPERLVFIDETWTATNMARTHGRCRKGERLRMGFPHGHRKTTTLVAGLRSTGIVAPLVIDGPINGEWFEAYVAQVLLPTLKPGDVVILDNLSSHKRPAAREMIEAAGATMMFLPPYSPDFNPIEKAFSKLKALLRKAAERTVTGLWDRIGKLIGRVDPQEARNYFNSCGYDPA, translated from the exons ATGTCGAAAGCCCTTTCCGTTGATCTTCGCATACGTGTGCTTGCCGCCGTCGATGGCGGAGCATCTCATAGGGAGGCAGCCGAGCGTTTTGGTGTGAGCGCAGCCAGCGTGAGCCGTTGGCGTAACCTGCAAATTCGGCATGGAAACGTTCGTCCCGGTCCGCTTGGTGGCGACCGCAGTTCCCATAAGATTGAAGCTCATGCCGATCTGATAATGGCTTGGCTTGCAGAGCACCGGGATGGGACGCTATTTGAGCTTCGTGACGCTCTTGCGGCCCAAGGCATCATCGCGAGCAAGTCGGCCCTGCACCGGTTTCTCGTTCGGCACAACCAGACGCGCAAAAAAAGAC CTGGCCATGCGGTAGAGCAGAGCCGTCCGGACATCCTGGAAAAGCGGCAAGCCTGGTTCGAGGACCAACTCGATCTCGACCCGGAGCGGCTTGTGTTCATCGACGAGACCTGGACGGCAACCAATATGGCCCGCACTCATGGACGATGCCGCAAGGGTGAGCGGTTGCGAATGGGGTTTCCGCATGGTCACCGCAAGACAACCACACTGGTTGCAGGCCTACGCAGCACGGGAATAGTGGCACCGCTTGTCATCGACGGGCCGATCAACGGTGAGTGGTTCGAAGCCTATGTCGCTCAGGTCCTGCTTCCAACCTTGAAGCCGGGTGATGTCGTCATTCTCGATAATCTATCCAGCCACAAACGACCGGCGGCGCGAGAGATGATCGAAGCGGCAGGTGCGACCATGATGTTCCTTCCGCCCTACAGCCCGGACTTCAATCCCATAGAAAAGGCCTTCTCCAAGCTGAAGGCACTCCTGCGAAAAGCTGCCGAGAGAACCGTAACCGGTCTATGGGATCGCATCGGCAAGCTGATTGGGCGGGTCGACCCACAAGAGGCCCGAAACTACTTCAACTCATGTGGATACGATCCAGCATGA
- a CDS encoding efflux RND transporter permease subunit codes for MNFSAFSIRNPVPAILLFIMLAVGGLLAFRHLPIQNFPDMDLPTISVTAKLDGAAPTQLETEVARTIEDSLASLSYLDHITTTITDGTVSIKVSFKLEKDSETALNEVRNAVDSVKADLPSQMESPSVTKVTVQSSALVTYAVRSTALNETELSWFVDNDLTKALLSVQGVGQVNRIGGVDREVHVDLDPATMASFGVTAATVSSQLKAVQADTSGGLGEVGGTRQTLRTLGALPSVEALKGLRIPLANGQQVRLDDIASVTDSFADRSSMAYLDGKPVIAVEIKRSNGFSDSGVAADVDRAMKKFAAAHSNVQIDEAYSTIGRIMDNYHGSMDMLYEGAILAIVVVWFFLRDWRATILSAVALPLSVIPTFLVMYLAGFSLNIVTLLALSLVVGILVDDAIVEIENIARHLHMGKRPIDAAMEAANEIGLAVIATTFTLVAVFLPTAFMSGIPGLVFRQFGITAAVAVLASLVVARLLTPMMAAYFMKAYPSEEKDGRIMRAYMAIAKAALNYRKTTVVVTAVVVALSLSTIPLLKSGFLPASDDARTQVTLTLQPGATIEQTDAMTRKAADIIGMQSNVTHVFSSVGTASSNGGGPNVTTTSDVGSATIVVVLTPIADRDSKQSEIESNIRRALAVLPGVRVEVGSGGNGTKLDITLASDDANALDSASTALEEQLRTLHGIGAVTSTAARQAPEIQIKPDFARAAALGVTSNAIASAVRVATNGEYSSDLPKLNLPQRQVPIVVRFSPETRTNLDDIKTMRVAGTNGNVDLGSIADIRIDGSPSEIDRIDRMRNVTVSVELNGRILGDVNREAKALPALQRLPPGVTLVEQGELQRSSELFQSFALAMAIGVFCIYAVLVLLFHDFLQPLTLLMALPLSLGGALVPLVVTGTSFSMPAVIGLLMLMGVVTKNSILLIEYAIMSRRQGMSRFDALVDACHKRARPIVMTTIAMASGMLPAALSLTGGDSSFRQPMAIVVIGGVMMSTLLSLIVIPVIFTFVDDLEMALKRLLRWVGLSQTTAGDEMQHASNDHEAIAFKPLHSKKGQAHR; via the coding sequence ATGAACTTCTCCGCTTTCTCGATTCGCAATCCTGTCCCGGCGATCCTGCTGTTCATCATGCTTGCCGTCGGCGGGCTGTTGGCCTTCAGGCATCTGCCGATCCAGAATTTTCCGGATATGGACCTGCCGACCATCAGCGTCACCGCCAAGCTCGATGGCGCGGCGCCCACGCAACTCGAGACCGAGGTTGCCCGCACCATCGAGGATAGTCTCGCCTCCCTCAGCTATCTCGACCACATCACCACGACGATCACCGACGGCACCGTCTCGATCAAGGTTTCCTTCAAGCTGGAGAAAGACAGCGAAACAGCTCTCAATGAGGTCCGCAATGCCGTCGACAGCGTCAAGGCCGATCTGCCTTCGCAGATGGAGTCTCCGAGCGTCACCAAGGTCACGGTGCAAAGCTCCGCGCTCGTTACCTACGCCGTCCGCTCGACGGCTCTCAACGAGACCGAGCTTTCCTGGTTTGTCGACAATGATCTGACCAAGGCGCTGTTGTCGGTGCAGGGCGTCGGGCAGGTCAACCGCATCGGCGGGGTCGATCGTGAGGTGCACGTCGACCTCGACCCCGCGACAATGGCCTCGTTTGGAGTCACGGCAGCCACCGTGTCATCGCAGTTGAAAGCCGTCCAGGCGGATACGTCTGGCGGCCTCGGAGAAGTCGGCGGCACCCGCCAAACCCTTCGCACGCTTGGCGCCCTGCCATCAGTCGAGGCGCTGAAGGGGCTGCGTATTCCACTGGCCAATGGCCAACAGGTCCGCCTCGACGACATAGCCTCCGTCACGGACAGCTTCGCGGATCGCTCCTCAATGGCCTATCTCGACGGGAAGCCGGTGATCGCGGTCGAGATCAAACGTTCGAACGGGTTTTCCGATAGCGGCGTCGCGGCCGACGTCGACAGGGCGATGAAAAAGTTCGCAGCCGCCCATTCGAATGTGCAGATCGATGAGGCCTACAGCACGATCGGGCGGATCATGGATAACTACCATGGCTCGATGGACATGCTTTACGAGGGCGCGATCCTGGCGATCGTCGTGGTGTGGTTTTTCCTGCGGGACTGGCGTGCGACGATCCTCTCGGCCGTGGCGCTGCCGCTGTCCGTCATCCCGACCTTCCTCGTCATGTATCTCGCCGGATTCAGTCTGAACATCGTTACGCTGCTGGCACTGTCGCTCGTGGTCGGCATCCTTGTGGACGATGCGATCGTTGAGATCGAGAACATCGCTCGCCACCTGCACATGGGCAAGCGGCCCATCGATGCTGCGATGGAAGCCGCCAACGAAATTGGGCTCGCCGTCATCGCCACCACCTTCACACTGGTCGCCGTGTTCCTGCCGACGGCATTCATGAGTGGCATACCGGGCCTTGTGTTCCGCCAGTTCGGCATCACTGCCGCCGTTGCGGTCCTTGCCTCGCTCGTCGTGGCGCGTCTGCTGACGCCGATGATGGCCGCCTATTTCATGAAGGCCTATCCATCCGAGGAGAAGGACGGGCGCATCATGCGCGCCTATATGGCAATCGCAAAGGCCGCCCTGAACTACAGGAAGACCACGGTTGTCGTGACGGCTGTCGTCGTTGCGCTCTCGCTATCCACCATCCCGCTCCTGAAGTCGGGTTTCCTGCCCGCTTCCGATGACGCGCGAACCCAAGTCACGCTGACCCTGCAGCCCGGTGCCACCATCGAGCAGACCGATGCGATGACCAGAAAAGCGGCCGATATCATCGGCATGCAGAGCAACGTCACGCATGTGTTTTCGTCCGTGGGGACTGCGTCTTCGAACGGCGGTGGACCCAACGTCACCACCACCAGTGATGTGGGCTCCGCAACAATCGTCGTCGTGCTGACGCCGATCGCCGATCGAGACAGCAAGCAGTCGGAAATCGAAAGCAATATCCGGCGAGCGCTTGCCGTTCTTCCAGGAGTGCGTGTGGAGGTCGGCAGTGGCGGTAATGGTACTAAGCTCGATATCACCCTTGCCAGTGACGATGCCAATGCGCTTGACAGCGCCAGCACGGCGCTCGAGGAACAGCTTCGCACGCTGCATGGCATCGGTGCTGTGACATCGACAGCGGCAAGGCAGGCGCCGGAAATCCAGATCAAGCCCGACTTTGCGCGCGCCGCAGCACTCGGGGTAACGTCGAATGCGATCGCCAGCGCCGTGCGGGTGGCGACGAATGGGGAATATTCCTCCGACCTGCCGAAACTCAACCTGCCGCAGCGCCAGGTGCCGATCGTCGTTCGCTTCTCACCGGAGACGCGCACGAATCTCGACGACATCAAGACCATGCGGGTGGCCGGCACTAATGGCAATGTCGATCTCGGTTCGATTGCTGATATCCGCATCGACGGGAGCCCCTCTGAAATCGACCGCATCGACCGGATGCGCAATGTTACGGTCTCGGTCGAACTCAACGGCCGCATTCTGGGCGATGTCAACCGCGAGGCAAAGGCGCTGCCGGCGCTGCAGCGCCTGCCGCCGGGCGTCACCCTCGTGGAACAAGGCGAATTGCAGCGCAGCTCCGAGCTGTTCCAGAGTTTTGCGCTTGCCATGGCGATCGGTGTGTTCTGCATCTATGCCGTCCTCGTCCTGCTCTTCCATGATTTCCTGCAGCCGCTCACGCTTCTGATGGCCCTGCCGCTTTCGCTCGGCGGTGCGCTGGTCCCGCTTGTGGTGACTGGAACCAGCTTCTCGATGCCCGCCGTTATCGGGCTCCTGATGCTGATGGGCGTGGTGACGAAGAACTCCATCCTGCTGATCGAATACGCGATCATGTCTCGTCGGCAGGGCATGTCGCGGTTCGATGCCCTCGTCGATGCTTGCCACAAGCGGGCGCGGCCGATCGTCATGACCACCATCGCCATGGCCTCGGGCATGTTGCCGGCCGCGCTGAGCCTGACTGGTGGCGATTCAAGTTTCCGGCAGCCGATGGCCATCGTGGTGATCGGCGGCGTGATGATGTCGACGCTGCTCAGCCTCATCGTCATCCCGGTCATCTTCACCTTCGTCGACGATCTGGAAATGGCGCTCAAGCGGCTGCTGCGCTGGGTCGGACTGAGCCAGACAACTGCCGGCGACGAGATGCAGCATGCGTCCAACGATCATGAGGCAATCGCATTTAAACCACTCCATTCGAAAAAGGGGCAGGCTCATCGATGA
- a CDS encoding DedA family protein, whose amino-acid sequence MNEGVIDMLASDPLAALIPIVAAYGVGTPIVATFLERLIPVLPSYVLLVVIGMAAAHGNFSLPAALTLSLIGSLLGCLSLYAIGRAVGERRWRRFIEGSARPLGISSTRYLRWEDRFRSNEHSIVLIAQLVPTVRLIAPGISGLLRTEFWRFVGATTLGAALWNGFFIGVGYIVALIDTDMNASVVALKTAIALIVAEGLVFVSWRWKARAR is encoded by the coding sequence ATGAATGAAGGTGTGATTGACATGCTCGCATCAGATCCACTCGCTGCCCTCATTCCGATTGTCGCCGCTTACGGAGTCGGGACCCCAATAGTCGCAACGTTCCTGGAACGCCTCATACCGGTGCTCCCTTCCTATGTACTGCTCGTTGTAATTGGGATGGCGGCGGCACACGGAAATTTCTCTCTACCCGCAGCCCTGACGTTGAGCCTAATCGGCAGCCTTCTAGGCTGCTTGTCTTTATATGCAATTGGAAGAGCAGTCGGCGAACGCCGCTGGCGGCGCTTTATCGAAGGGTCGGCGCGCCCACTTGGGATTTCGTCGACAAGATACCTCCGTTGGGAGGATCGATTTCGTTCCAACGAGCATTCGATCGTGTTGATCGCACAGTTGGTCCCGACCGTGCGGCTCATCGCGCCAGGCATATCAGGATTGTTACGTACCGAATTCTGGCGGTTTGTCGGCGCGACCACCTTGGGAGCTGCCCTCTGGAACGGTTTTTTTATCGGAGTGGGATATATCGTCGCGCTCATCGATACAGACATGAACGCATCGGTCGTGGCGCTCAAGACCGCGATCGCACTGATCGTTGCCGAAGGACTCGTCTTCGTGAGCTGGCGTTGGAAGGCAAGGGCACGATGA
- a CDS encoding efflux RND transporter periplasmic adaptor subunit, producing the protein MPANLARNASLKKPSRAFAAARITVAVLLHSCNAAAQQVAAPTPALTVSLAAPAQREWPETVPASGWLKPWQEAIIASETSGLRITEVLVDVGSVVTKGQTLARLSQDSVLADIRKQEAAVTTAEANLTKAKTNADRARQLRSSGALSDEKITEYFADEQTATASLASEEAALDSEKIKLAQTTITAVDDGLITSRSANLGAVVSTGTELFRMVRQQRVEWQAEVSARYLPRISEGLSVEINGPDGHAIAGKVRLVGPSVSTDTSRAIVYVALPADVRPRTGLYVTGSIELQTTPALTVPETAIVFRDGISYVFTADDDKRVRRVRVETGRRNNGEVEIVSGIDQSAKVVTSGGAFLSDSDLVKIAEKN; encoded by the coding sequence TTGCCGGCGAACCTCGCAAGGAATGCATCGTTGAAAAAGCCGTCCAGAGCATTCGCCGCCGCACGCATCACGGTGGCGGTTCTACTTCACAGTTGCAATGCCGCAGCCCAGCAGGTCGCCGCGCCTACACCCGCGCTTACTGTCTCTCTGGCAGCGCCAGCGCAGCGGGAGTGGCCGGAGACCGTTCCCGCGAGCGGCTGGCTGAAACCGTGGCAGGAAGCGATCATCGCCTCCGAGACGAGCGGCCTGCGCATCACCGAGGTCCTCGTCGATGTCGGGTCGGTGGTCACCAAGGGGCAGACGCTGGCGCGACTTTCGCAGGACAGCGTGCTGGCCGACATTCGCAAACAGGAGGCGGCCGTCACGACCGCCGAGGCAAACCTGACGAAGGCCAAGACGAATGCGGATCGGGCGCGGCAGCTTCGTTCCTCGGGCGCTCTTTCCGACGAGAAGATTACCGAATATTTCGCCGACGAGCAGACGGCGACGGCAAGCCTGGCCTCCGAGGAAGCAGCGCTCGACAGCGAAAAGATCAAGCTTGCCCAGACGACCATCACCGCCGTCGACGATGGCCTCATAACGTCGCGCTCCGCCAACCTCGGCGCCGTCGTCTCCACCGGCACCGAGCTGTTCCGGATGGTGCGCCAGCAGCGCGTCGAATGGCAGGCGGAAGTATCGGCGCGTTACCTGCCGCGCATTTCGGAAGGCTTGAGCGTTGAAATCAACGGACCGGACGGGCACGCCATTGCGGGCAAGGTAAGGCTTGTCGGTCCCTCGGTCAGCACCGACACCAGCCGGGCGATCGTCTATGTCGCGCTTCCGGCCGACGTGCGTCCGAGGACCGGCCTGTACGTCACAGGCAGCATCGAACTGCAGACCACACCGGCTCTGACCGTCCCCGAGACGGCGATCGTGTTCCGCGATGGCATCAGCTACGTCTTCACCGCCGACGATGACAAGCGGGTGCGACGGGTGCGGGTGGAAACCGGTCGCCGCAACAACGGCGAGGTCGAGATCGTCTCCGGCATTGATCAATCGGCGAAGGTCGTGACGTCGGGTGGTGCCTTTCTGTCGGACAGCGACCTCGTGAAGATTGCGGAGAAAAACTGA
- a CDS encoding SOS response-associated peptidase family protein, whose translation MPNWTGVRKIKEGEVTCDVYAFLTTAPNRIVGEIHEAMPVVLRNEEEIELWMTASWEEAKRLLHRRSVRIDPISRASRVWWQLLPDSANIPWTR comes from the coding sequence GTGCCGAACTGGACCGGTGTCAGGAAGATCAAGGAAGGGGAAGTAACCTGCGATGTCTACGCTTTCCTGACGACGGCACCAAATAGAATCGTTGGCGAAATCCATGAGGCGATGCCGGTCGTTCTCCGGAACGAGGAAGAAATCGAACTATGGATGACTGCCTCATGGGAGGAAGCGAAACGGCTTCTTCACCGACGGAGCGTTCGGATTGATCCTATAAGCCGAGCAAGTCGTGTCTGGTGGCAGTTGCTACCCGATTCCGCGAATATACCGTGGACGAGATAG
- a CDS encoding SDR family NAD(P)-dependent oxidoreductase encodes MNQTKSERVVVMTGVTAGLGAHALQDIASHPNTRVIIGARGSGRTVPPRVEVIPLDLASLASVRQFAETVTWRLAGTPIDILVLNAGMQTSTNKGRSVDGYELTFAVNHLAHYLLARLLLPSLAEHGRIVITTSETHDPAVTPIAPKTLEPHWLAYPDKSGIGSGIRAYAASKLCNLLTAQSFAALDEVKARQITVIAFSPGLTGGTSLGRDSPRLMRAFVMLLMHTVFRVVGFFRPEYVIGTPERSGEALAEVSLGEVTPPRGRIYVSLVKGELTFPTPSELAQSRDAQIRLWRESATMVGLDDRAS; translated from the coding sequence ATGAACCAAACCAAGTCAGAGCGTGTAGTCGTCATGACCGGAGTGACAGCCGGGCTTGGCGCGCATGCACTCCAGGACATCGCCTCTCATCCAAATACGCGCGTCATCATCGGTGCACGGGGAAGCGGACGAACGGTGCCACCCCGCGTGGAGGTCATCCCGCTCGATCTCGCTTCGCTCGCTAGTGTCCGCCAATTTGCAGAGACCGTAACATGGCGGCTTGCCGGTACCCCTATCGACATACTGGTCCTTAACGCCGGCATGCAAACCTCGACCAACAAGGGGCGGAGTGTCGACGGCTACGAATTGACATTCGCAGTCAATCACCTCGCTCATTATTTGCTGGCCAGGCTCCTACTGCCGTCCCTGGCCGAGCATGGTCGCATCGTCATTACCACGAGCGAAACGCATGATCCCGCTGTCACACCAATCGCCCCAAAGACACTCGAGCCACATTGGCTCGCGTATCCAGACAAGAGTGGCATAGGCTCGGGAATACGAGCCTATGCAGCGTCCAAGCTATGCAACCTGCTGACGGCGCAGTCCTTCGCCGCCTTGGACGAGGTCAAGGCCCGTCAGATCACCGTGATCGCCTTCAGTCCCGGCCTGACCGGCGGCACATCGCTGGGCCGTGACAGTCCGCGTCTGATGCGCGCGTTCGTCATGCTCCTCATGCATACCGTCTTCCGTGTCGTCGGTTTCTTCCGTCCCGAATACGTCATCGGTACGCCCGAACGTTCGGGCGAAGCACTAGCCGAAGTCTCTCTCGGGGAAGTCACCCCGCCGCGGGGCCGGATTTACGTCTCCCTGGTCAAGGGCGAACTGACCTTTCCCACCCCCTCCGAACTAGCGCAAAGCCGAGACGCCCAGATCAGGTTGTGGCGCGAAAGCGCGACCATGGTAGGTCTCGATGATCGGGCGAGCTAG